One Pseudomonas sp. MM213 genomic window, CGTGCTAGAGCTTCTGGTACGTCCGTGCCGCAAAATTCGTGGAAGCTTTGCCTATGATCGATCTCGCATCCTGGAACCTCAGCGTTCCCGTCGGTAACCCGCCGTACACCGTTGAAACGGCCAAACTGGTGAATGGGTTCAAGGATCAATACTTCCACTCCGACACCGGCACCCTGTTTTTCTGGGCCCCGGTAACCGGCACAAAAACCGAAAACGCAAAATATCCGCGCACCGAACTACGGGAAACCTACAGCAACGGCACCCTGAAAAACTGGTACTACCCGGACGCCGACAACTCCCTGCGCGCCACCCTGGCGGTGAACCAGGTGCCGAGCTCCGGCAAAATCGTCATCGGCCAGATCCACGCCTACGAAAGCCAGAAACCCATGGTGAAGGTCGAGTATCAGTACAAGACCACCACCAAGACCGGCAACATCGTCGCCAAAGTGCGCATGCACCCCGATGACGACGTAGGCCGGGTAATCACCATCGCCACCGGCGTGAAGCTGGATCAGGAGTTCTCCTACCTCATCCACCTCAGCCCTGGCGGTGCGCTGGGCATCAGTGCCGCGGGTTATCAGTGGGACACCAACATCAGCGCCACGTGGCGGGTCAAACCCCTGTACTTCAAGGCCGGGGTCTATGTGCAGGACAACACCGGGTACACCAGTGAAGGCGGTAAAGTGACATTTAGCAAACTGGATATTGATCACGATAAGTGATGTGAATCACGGCAGAACCTGTGGGAGCGAGCCTGCTCGCGATGGCGGAGTGTCATTCAACGTTGACACCCCGCCATCGCGAGCAGGCTCACTCCTACAATGACCGCATTCAACCAAGAGTCATCGCCCATAAAAAAACCCGCCTCTCGGCGGGTTTTTTGTGCAACTCAAACGCTGAAGGCTTAGTTAACCTTGGCGTTCAACTCACCTTTCAGATAACGCTGATACATGCCTTCCAGCGAAATCGCTTTGATCTTCGAAGCGTTGCCGGC contains:
- a CDS encoding polysaccharide lyase family 7 protein, which produces MIDLASWNLSVPVGNPPYTVETAKLVNGFKDQYFHSDTGTLFFWAPVTGTKTENAKYPRTELRETYSNGTLKNWYYPDADNSLRATLAVNQVPSSGKIVIGQIHAYESQKPMVKVEYQYKTTTKTGNIVAKVRMHPDDDVGRVITIATGVKLDQEFSYLIHLSPGGALGISAAGYQWDTNISATWRVKPLYFKAGVYVQDNTGYTSEGGKVTFSKLDIDHDK